In one window of Mesorhizobium sp. B2-1-1 DNA:
- a CDS encoding carboxymuconolactone decarboxylase family protein codes for MVKSSRKTRLLVIAAGVGALLALAPARAEDASATAAYKDIEATLGSVPDMFRTLPDVAVAGAWAEIKSMQLNPKTALDGKTKEFIGLAVASQIPCQYCVYFHTEAAKLNGATDEEIKEAVAMAAIVRHWSTMLNGSQVDLTAFKKQTDDVFAAVKAKSQ; via the coding sequence ATGGTGAAATCAAGTCGCAAGACCAGATTGCTCGTCATCGCGGCCGGCGTCGGCGCCTTGCTGGCCCTGGCTCCGGCGCGGGCCGAGGATGCCTCGGCGACGGCAGCATACAAGGACATAGAGGCCACGCTCGGCTCCGTACCGGACATGTTCAGGACTTTGCCTGACGTGGCGGTCGCCGGTGCCTGGGCCGAGATAAAGTCGATGCAGCTCAACCCCAAGACCGCACTCGACGGCAAGACCAAGGAATTCATCGGGCTTGCCGTCGCCTCGCAGATTCCTTGCCAGTACTGCGTCTACTTCCACACCGAGGCCGCCAAGCTCAACGGCGCGACCGACGAGGAGATCAAGGAAGCGGTGGCGATGGCGGCGATCGTTCGCCACTGGTCGACGATGCTCAACGGCAGCCAGGTCGACCTCACAGCCTTCAAGAAGCAGACCGACGACGTGTTCGCGGCCGTGAAGGCCAAGTCGCAGTGA
- a CDS encoding nuclear transport factor 2 family protein: MTAGQHFAHQPPDREDGPMEDEMLTKTQTVDGAAIKKAIEGRDGQMLSSFYADDAVLRVVDRNNPPSKPREIRGRAAISTFWDDICSRAMTHKVDTTIADGDNLAFTQACAYPDGTKVFCAAMLELKGGRIARQTVVQAWDE, from the coding sequence ATGACCGCCGGGCAGCACTTTGCTCATCAACCGCCCGATCGGGAAGACGGGCCCATGGAGGACGAAATGCTGACCAAGACACAGACCGTTGACGGCGCGGCAATCAAGAAAGCCATCGAAGGGCGCGATGGACAGATGCTGTCGAGCTTTTACGCCGACGATGCGGTGTTGCGGGTCGTCGACCGCAATAATCCGCCGAGCAAGCCGCGCGAGATCCGCGGCCGAGCGGCGATCAGCACATTCTGGGACGACATCTGCAGCCGGGCAATGACCCACAAGGTCGATACCACCATTGCCGATGGCGACAATCTCGCCTTCACCCAAGCCTGCGCCTACCCGGACGGGACCAAGGTGTTCTGTGCGGCGATGCTGGAACTCAAGGGCGGGCGGATTGCACGGCAGACCGTCGTGCAGGCCTGGGACGAGTAA